A region of the Gopherus flavomarginatus isolate rGopFla2 chromosome 3, rGopFla2.mat.asm, whole genome shotgun sequence genome:
AATcatacttcaattttattttctttatcacAAATTAATAATGTTGAAAATAGATACTGTTTCTGTTCAGATTTATTCAGTTTTCATCATCGTAATTTTTGATGGTCAAGGACTGAATTATACGTACATTCAACATGAATagtaaaaagttattttgaaaCGATGTTGGAAAATCCAGACAAATTACTAGTACTACAGTTTAGTGAATTTTcatgttggttttttttccccacctcagGTGTGGCAAATTCGTGTGGACCTGCATTTGTTGAATCATGATGGAAACATTATTGATGCTGCAAGTATAGCAGCAATAGTGGCTTTGTGTCACTTCCGTAGACCAGATGTATCTGTGCAAGGAGAGGAAGTAACTTTGGTGAGTAGCATGAGGTGAAAGTGGTGGGATTATTGAAATTTAAAATTTCATTGATGATTGCTGCTTTATATAAAATGGATCTTTGTCAATAAAGACAAGTTAAGTCTTAGAGGTAGAGCTACTTAAAATATCAAGGGATAGGAATAGATACGTTTGTTTTTATCAATATGTATAGTATACAGTTATCGATTTTCAATTTGAGAGACTGTgaacattaaaaaattaaattaggaTGACATTTTATAGCACATTTTTGTACTTCtcagtcaaactggaagggctCAAATGGCACAAAAATGAGTGCAGTATAGTTACCTAGATGAGTAATATTAATAGGAAGTAACAttttgaaaagagagagaatcaagTCTTATTGAATTTTTAGATGACTGGGCTTTTCTTACTTTTTATCTTTCTGAAATGCCTAATTTCTTTAGTACTTTCTTATAAATTATATATAGAATTGAGTAAGTAACAAATTGCCACGTTgactttttatatttttagtatACCCCTGAGGAACGTGATCCTGTCCCTTTGAGTATCCATCACATGCCTATCTGCGTCAGTTTTGCCTTCTTCCAGCAAGGGTAAGTTTCTGTTACGGCACTGACTTAAATCATCTACCAGTTTCTGTAGAACTGCAATAAAAACATAAGTTTCCATAAATAGCCACGTTAACAAAATGCACTAATGAACTAGCTTTATCTGAAATGAGAAGGTGTGAAGAAGAGGtggaataggagtacttgtggcaccttagagacttatcaaatttattgtagcataagctttcatgggctacagctcacttcattggatgcatgtagtggaaaatacagaaagaaGATATCTAtatagctacacacacacacacagagaacatgaaacaatgggtgttaccatacatattataaggagagtgatcagttaaggtgagctgttgtcagcaggagagaaaaataactgtttgtagttgtaatgaaaatggcccatttccagcacttgacgAGATATAAggaactgtgggggtggggggggagataagcatggggaaatagttttactttatgtaatggcccatccactcccagtctttattcaaatgtaatttaatggtgtccaatttgcaaattaattccaattcagcagtctctcattggagtctgtttttgaagtttttttgttgtaatactgcgacttttaggtctgtaatcgagtggccagggaggttgaagtgttctccaactggtttttgaatgttataattcttgacatctgatttgtgtccaattattcttttatgtagagactgtccggtttggccaatgtatatggcagaggggtattgctggcacatgattgcatatatcacattggtagatgtgcaggtgaacaagcctctgatagtgtggctgatgtgattaggtcctgtgatggtatctcctgaatagatatgtggacagagttggcaatgggctttgttgcaaggataggttcctgggttagtgtttttgttgtgtgagtatttgcttcaggtttgggggctgtctgtaagcaaggactggcttgtctcccaagatctgtgagagtgatggatcataCTTCAGCATGCTGCTTGATGTAACATGAAATTTCCATAGACTTTTCATAGAAATGTACGCTTCTGAAACCAGTCTCTTTAGGTATACTTATCCCAAAAACCATGAAGCTTGTTTGTATAATTTATCTTCTGCCCTTAAGGTTTCAGGCAACCAGTTTACACTTAACTGTTATGTTCTACTCTACAATGGTTTCAGGACCTATTTGTTGGTGGATCCCAGTGAACGAGAGGAACGTGTAATGGATGGCCTCCTAGTGATTGCCATGAATAAACATCGTGAGATTTGTACTATCCAGTCCAGTGGAGGGATTATGCTGTTAAAAGATCAGGTAAATGGCATTTTCTTTGACTAGTCATTCTCTCTGATATAAACTTCTTGATGTATTGTAATATTTAGGGCATCTAGTGTTTTGGTATGAGAGAAGAATGGTATCTCTGTTTGATTTCATAGGAAATGTAAATATGACAGTACCTTGTGGGGATAATTTAAACGTCAAATGTTTGCTCTCATACTCTGTACTTCTTGAAGTTTAAGGTAATTGGGAGAGCAATCTATTAACATTACTAAGTGGTTTTTAGAAGTTTTTCTGAAAATAAACTTACTTCTTGACTATAACAAATAACTTACTGCTGCCAGATTCCAATGCTCCTCAGTTGGTATTTGTGTAGCAGCTAGTCTTGAAACATTTGTCACTTTGAACTGAAATgaaactcaattttttttcttaaagtcgGTAATAATATTGGAAGTCTTTTGCATTCTTAAGGTGGCACATAGCTCTTTTTGTAATTATCAATACATTTGGTAGTTTCAGTATAGATCTGGGCATACAGTATATAACATACTGACAGACGCTCTGGTTAAACAGTACTAACTATGTGTAAAGCATATTTCCTCTATCAAACAAGTTCTAAGCTAAAGGTTTGTGGGGAAGTTTCCATTTGAACTTCCCGACTGAGACATCATTCATGGGGCATTAGCATCTAgtacaggggtggccagcctgtagcttcttcagaagttaataaaCAGCTCCTTGTGTAGGCGCGGACTCCGGGtttggagctacaggtgccaactttccagtgtgccaggggtgctcactgctgaacccctggctctgccacaggccgtgcccccactccaccccctcccttgaGCCTGCCATGTCCTCgcatctcccctctcctcccccccaaaaaaaccccaaaaccctgcctgcctgccacaaaacagcttatggggaggaagagggaggcacGTTCGGGTTGCTGACATACTACTgtgactctttggcaatgtacattggtgtaaattctggctccatctcaggctcaggttggccactgcTGATCTAGCAGTACAAAAAAAACAGTACATGTTTTCACTTTGTACTTAAATAAAGTCGTGTTTATTTTAATTGCATGATAATAAACTATTATTCACTACAAACAGGTTCTGAGATGCAGTAAAATAACTGGTGTTAAAGTAGCAGAGATCACAGAGCTAATTCAAAAGGCCTTGGAGAATGACCGGAAAGTTAGGTGAGGTTGTTAAAATGCAATGAAGTGGAAGTTAATACTAACCTTTTATGAGGTCAGATTATTCGGGTACTGTTTTCCTGTGAGAGGAGTCTCTGAAAGAGAAGCTTTGCAACTGACGGTCTTCAATAAGTGGTGTTATAGTCAGACTCAACTAATAGTTATGTTTTCTGTGAAGAGATGATTGTATTGACACACTCAAGCCAACAGTATTCACTGCATGATGCAAAACGACTaccttggggaggaggggagagaataaagttgaaaaaagaaaagcttaGCTGTCTAAAGAAGGTAGCATGATACTAATAAAACAGCCACATTCAAAAAAGGATTGGTGTTCTCAGGTGACTGAGACCACAACTAGGGAAAACTTGGCCTTCTCAGTTCAAAGATTCTGTCTCTGATCTCCTAAATCAGGAACAAATTTGCTGTATTATTTCATTTAacacagggattctcaaactggaggtcaggaccccttGGGTCACGAAGCTATTACATGGGGCGGGGGAGAGTCGTGCAccgtcatcccctcccccaaaccctgctttgtctacagcatttataatgatgttaaatatattttaaagtgtttttaatgtataaggggggggtcacactcaaaggcctgctatgtgaaaggggtcaccggtacaaaagtttgagaactactgacttAACAGTTTAAATAGCTAACCTGTTTTTTTGTCTTGTTGTTGTAAATCTCTGTATATAGCTGAACTCTTTgacttgactttttaaaatgtgaaatgtcTTGAAATacaatttttgtatttatttaataaataggAAAGAAGGTGGAAAGTTTGGCTTTGCAGAGTCTATACCAAATCAAAAGATTTCTGCCTTTAAAATGGAAAGAGCTCCTGTTGATACTAATGATGTGGAAGAGCAAGCTGAAGAAATCATCACGAAGGCTGACCCTCCTTCAGATGTGTATCTTTTCTACTATATCACTTTCATGAGAAGACAGTGATATCTCAGTTAAAGCTTTCTGAATCACCCAATAGATCTTGAGTTTCTCATTTCTTCACAGGCTATAAGActacattatgatcatctagatcTTGTTTTATTTATAGAAAGTGTATCAGGATAGAGGAGTTCATAGTATAGCTTGTTGATCAGCAGTGTGTGGGTTTTCCACCAGACTCTTTCTCTACCTCCCTTTTCCATTACTCCCCTAATGCCTCTGAATCCTACTGCTAAGGAGGGTTCAGTGCAGCTCCATGTGGCGTTATTAATCACTGAACGGCAGTGTGGGGCCCTTCTAGGGGAGATGAGTTCTGCAGTACAGGCAGCAAAAGATGAACCCAGCTATCTTCTGCATGGCAATGTTGGGCTGTGATGTGAAGGAGATCAGTTGTCTGTCATTGTGCATACCTTAGGCATTTTTACTTTATCAGCCATTCAAGAGAACATTTGACTTCCATTTTGCTCAGATGAATTTCTTCACATCATATACTTAGCCCTTGGTACTCACCACAGATTATGTATGTATGTTGGTACTTAAACGTTCCAAATAATGTATCTAGTTCAACATGCTGTACCATGAGTACAAATAAGAATTCTGGCAACTCCTGGATTTTTCTTAATTAGCTCAGTATTGCCAAACCAATACTACGGATGCCTGGGACTGCCCAAATTGGGGAGGGACTAGAGAACTCCTGGGGAGACTTCGAAGAAtctgagagagaggaggaagaggaatgtAACAGTGACGATGCTACCACCTCAGGAGGTCAGAAAATGGAAACGGAAGAGATAAATATTGTGAGCAAAACTAAGGGTTAGTatctgctttaaatgtaatgttaTTGAAAACAACTGTTCATGTATTCTGGTGTATTTGAAGCTGTGTCCTCTCCTAAGCAGTAAGAAAGGGAAAACACAGGTACTTGCCAGCAGGAATATGCAGCTGCCATCTGCAAAATGACTTTAGAGCTGTTATGGCTTAAATCTGCCAAATTTAAATATCCAATCCCAGAAAGACATGCTGGGAGTAGAGGGGGGAGTTTTTACAAGAGGGAAACCCTACACTGAGGAATTAGTAGGGACAAGAAAGTAACAAAAAAAAGGTGCTTTTGGGGAAAGACCTGCTTTGTTTTGTGCCTGTTGCTATTATGGCAGTATCTAATCAAAACAAAATACCAGACAAGATGAGAATGGTCTTGGTGCTCTGTCCTATACCTACTGTTGAGAGAtgtcacagaagcagcaggatacTAAACCAAATTCAGCCACTCTTATAAAAGTGTTCAGTTTATAACAGCTAAAATAAAGTATCAATTGTTTTAAAGTTATTGTGCTCGAAGGGTGATTTTGGCCCTTGAGTAAGTTGCACAAACATGTCCCACTGCTTTAAAATGTCTCTAGGTGTGTAGTAATACTTAGACTCAGGTTCTACAGTAATAGAAATAACAGCTCTCTTGTTTGTTCGTAAGATGATGACACAATTATACTGTCTGACAGTGAAGAGGAGGAAGTTGTCATTCTGGAACCAGAGGAGACACACAAGAAAACACGGTAACCACAACTATGTAAAGGGAGGGGATCTTTAAAACAGCATACCGTGTTGAGACAAGGAATAGTTTCGGCATGCTTCTTTGTGACTACGCTTGTTGAGGAAAACGTTCCTCAAAATAATGCAAGCACTCAGataatggggccagatcctcagtgtgTTCTAGGTTCTTTGCACTGCCTAAGGGAGCAGCCAAGGCTTCTCTTAATGTTGGGGAAATATATGGGTAGTATAAtgttttgtattactgtagtgcctatgAGTCCTGGTCATGAACCAGCAGCCCATTGTGCTAGTTTATTGTACAAACTgaataaaaagacagtctcttcccTGAATCAGCAGGTTCAACTCTATGCCACCCATATTTTCTTCTGCATATGGGTTGAGGCCAAAGCATGCAGTGTTTGGGCAAAGTAGTGCCTATGGGACTGCTCAAGTTGGTGCAATTTAAACCAGATATTTGGATGTTCTGTTACCCTGGGTTAGAACCACCTACCCTACTCCTCAGGTGTACTGCAGTGGGTTCTGCCCAGTGAATAGGATAGAGTCCACATTTCCCAGCTCTAACTACTAATGCAACAGGAGCTTGTATTATTTTTTAACACAGATCTATTCCCTTCTTTATAAGAACCTTGCAACTCAATGCTAATAGAAGTTATGGTATCTAGAAAGATAGTCCACTATGACTTGTCTGTTATGTGGATTTGTGTTGCTGAGGTTGTTTGCCGTTTTAGATGGGGATTTCCCTTAGTTTTCTTTAAACCCTGTTACAAGTAAAACACGATTTGGGTTGTGGTAGGTTGGTCATGTACAGAGCTGAGATCTTGAAAACCTGTGACTTGGGGCTTGACTTGCAGGGAGCATGAGTCTAGCTGCTCAGTCTTTTATTATGCTGTCTTATTTTAGGTTAAAATGTTGTTTGTTCACAGAACTCACACCACTGCCAAACAGGAAAATTCAAGTAAGAAAGCATTTaacaaaaagagaaagaagaagagAGCTACTCATTAGTCATGTTCCCTTCACAATAATTTTATAGATTAATACTGAAACAAGTCATTCATACTCTGTATATTAAGCTACTGAATGTATTTTTGTAGATCAgtgttccttccctccctccccatttctgTAACTCAGGTCTACTCTGTATATTTTTTATATAATACTGTACATTGTCTTGCAATAAATTAAACATTCAAAAGTGTCACTATTTGAGGAGGAGGTATAATAGGGTGGTAGCTAAATATGTAAGCAAACTCTTGAATTGTATATTGTAACTATTGAAGTATAAAAACATCTGTCAATATTAACACTCCTATCTAGTAAGAGCATCTTCTCACAGCCTTTAACTTCATTTAAGGCAACGCAACTCTACATTTCTAAGTATTCACAGGTTCTGGACTGGCATGGTTTGATTTGTGTTCAGTCTAAGTATAGGCTTCATCCAGTACCTCTTTACATCAATAGAATTACTGGCAGTGGAATTAGTGTGAGTGGATCAGGCCTCATGTCTGCAAGAGatgagtgttggagacaaagtAGCTCCTTTGTCTTCTTTACCAAGAAGATGATTCAAAGCATCTCAGCCTAAAAAAATTCCCTTATCATTTGTAAGAAATTGAGACAGACCATGGTCTttgttaatgtttatttttaaacaaatttcagTTTAACCATGTTTCATGAAAATTAAGAAATACTTGTTAAACTGCAAGTCTGAAAAGAGCTATCCTATAACACTAGGACTTACTGAGACAAAGTAGGAAGAAACAGGATCTATACTGTACCCTTAGACAAGTTAATCTCAACTGTTTCATTAGACAGTTTAAAAGGAAGATGAAATAGACAAACAGGAAAATACAAGAGTAGAAATAATATATACATTATTTCATGTGTCCATAAAAGTTATGTAGTAAAACTGAAGATTTAATTTTGCCCCTGTAACTTTAAAACTTGCAAAAAGTGCTTCTTGGCAGAGCTTTTTATGTGCCTTTTAATGAATAATTGTCTTCTTAAAAGGAAACATGTTTAGTTGCaatgttagattttttttaaatggggaagaATTGGCTAGTGTAAATATATGAAGAGTCCAATTTCAGTGTTTCATAATTGCTGCAGGTGAAGTTTTCACTTAAATTGATGTAAGGCACTATTGTAAATAGAGTGCAGTGGTTCATAAACTTTACACAGCAGAAAGATAGCTGTGAACATGTAGTACCCTATCTTGTCTCATCACTTTTCCAACCTCTAGGCTACATTTCTGTAGATGAAAAACATGCAACTGGACCTGGTTCTGGGAGAAAGGCCACACAAAAACAAGCTATTGTTTGCTGTACAGTATAATCTGCTTGTGCCTTAGGGAAAGGTTTGGCCTAGTAATGCAGCTTTGTGTGCATTATAGCTGAGGTAAGGGACAGAAGATGCTGAGAACTTTACAGGGAAAAGAGCAAGGGATAATAGAGATGGG
Encoded here:
- the EXOSC9 gene encoding exosome complex component RRP45, which produces MKETPLSNCERRFLLRAIEERKRLDGRQSYDYRNVRISFGADYGCCIVELGRTRVLGQVSCELVSPKLNRATEGILFFNLELSPMAAPAFEPGRQPELLVKLNRLLERCLRNSKCIDTESLCVVAGVKVWQIRVDLHLLNHDGNIIDAASIAAIVALCHFRRPDVSVQGEEVTLYTPEERDPVPLSIHHMPICVSFAFFQQGTYLLVDPSEREERVMDGLLVIAMNKHREICTIQSSGGIMLLKDQVLRCSKITGVKVAEITELIQKALENDRKVRKEGGKFGFAESIPNQKISAFKMERAPVDTNDVEEQAEEIITKADPPSDVIAKPILRMPGTAQIGEGLENSWGDFEESEREEEEECNSDDATTSGGQKMETEEINIVSKTKDDDTIILSDSEEEEVVILEPEETHKKTRTHTTAKQENSSKKAFNKKRKKKRATH